The following proteins are co-located in the Neodiprion virginianus isolate iyNeoVirg1 chromosome 6, iyNeoVirg1.1, whole genome shotgun sequence genome:
- the LOC124307843 gene encoding platelet glycoprotein V-like: protein MDLKFLLLLAIALRTALTSVGKVCMETATECAEVSVEEVATTVINLEELESKISRLERRLRAVEQPVWQISGRPDDWEVCAEGPCRCRPETRSISCWGRNFLDVPPTQLVPNDLLKLDLGSNQLTALHRDTFLDLRQLVHLDLSDNQIEHLPLNLFFSLHAVTHLRLSNNMLRELHRNQLLRMRRLHILDFSANKLSTLPATLFLTTSTLAILDLSSNRIVALPSGVFNGLRDLEELLLTNNLLTTLPGTTLQDLSNLVSLRLEENRLEHLPVEFFEAQIHLRELNLRGNQFTRIRDGLFKQLSSLVVLELSTNRISRIDLKAFEGLTSLKELQLGHNLLRTVSPGLFMPVGSLDRLVLYANGLAVLEAGTFKGLTNLTILLLHANHLRVVHPDLLQDTPNLRKLQLEANYLSYLPPRFLDGIPSIRQLRLERNPWHCDCSAAYLSTWLRKRYLAGPRGNHLASNKSSFWEYGAGAVCRGPGALGGRLVVELSFHELCEGQWASMRGLVPRLPVESPTTTLPSTVLH from the exons ATGGATCTCAAGTTCCTGTTATTGTTAGCGATAGCCTTGAGGACCGCGCTCACTTCCGTTGGTAAAGTTTGCATGGAAACCGCGACCGAGTGCGCCGAAGTCAGCGTTGAGGAGGTGGCGACGACCGTCATAAACCTCGAGGAACTTGAGAgcaaaatatctcgacttgAGAGGAGACTGAGAGCCGTAGAGCAGCCAG TGTGGCAGATCAGCGGAAGACCCGATGATTGGGAAGTCTGCGCCGAAGGTCCGTGCAGATGCAGGCCGGAAACGAGGTCGATATCCTGTTgggggagaaattttttggacGTACCACCAACGCAGCTGGTACCAAACGACCTGCTGAAGTT GGACCTCGGAAGCAACCAGCTGACGGCCCTGCACAGGGACACTTTCTTGGACTTGAGGCAGCTGGTTCATCT aGACTTGAGTGACAACCAGATCGAACACTTGCCGCTGAacctcttcttctctcttcaCGCTGTCACGCATCTCAGACTTAGCAACAACATGCTGCGGGAGCTACACCGGAACCAGCTACTCCGGATGCGTCGGCTTCACATACT CGACTTCTCCGCCAACAAGCTCAGCACTCTTCCCGCGACGCTCTTCCTGACCACGTCAACGTTGGCCATTTTGGATCTCTCTTCCAATCGCATTGTTGCTTTGCCTTCCGGCGTTTTCAACGGTTTGCGTGACCTGGAGGAGCTGCTACTGACCAACAACCTTCTTACCACGCTGCCCGGAACGACCTTGCAGGATTTGAGCAATCTGGTTTCCCTCAGACTCGAGGAAAACAGACTGGAGCACTTGCCCGTTGAGTTTTTCGAGGCCCAGATCCACTTGAGGGAATTGAACCTTCGGGGGAACCAATTCACCCGAATTCGCGACGGGCTTTTTAAACAGTTGTCCAGTCTGGTGGTTCTGGAGTTGTCGACCAACAGAATATCCCGT ATAGACCTGAAAGCCTTCGAGGGTCTGACCTCATTGAAGGAGCTTCAGCTCGGTCACAATTTGCTAAGGACTGTGTCCCCGGGATTGTTCATGCCCGTTGGATCTCTAGATCGTCTGGTATTATACGCAAACGGATTGGCGGTCCTGGAGGCTGGAACCTTCAAGGGTCTGACGAACCTGACGATTCTCCTGCTGCACGCGAACCACCTGCGAGTCGTGCATCCAGATCTCCTTCAGGACACGCCAAACCTGCGAAAGCT CCAACTGGAGGCCAACTATCTGTCCTACTTGCCGCCTCGTTTCCTGGACGGGATTCCCAGCATCCGTCAACTGCGGCTGGAGCGTAACCCCTGGCACTGCGACTGCAGTGCTGCCTACCTTTCGACCTGGCTTCGCAAGCGGTACCTTGCTGGTCCCAGGGGAAACCACTTGGCCAGCAACAAGTCCAGCTTCTGGGAGTATGGCGCCGGCGCCGTTTGCCGAGGTCCCGGTGCTCTCGGTGGGAGACTCGTCGTCGAGCTGTCCTTTCACGAGCTCTGCGAAGGTCAGTGGGCATCCATGCGAGGTCTGGTGCCTCGATTACCGGTCGAATCGCCCACGACCACCTTACCGTCGACC GTGCTGCATTGA
- the LOC124307844 gene encoding cysteine sulfinic acid decarboxylase — translation MSSQSNNTTLKILQDIVKIIVDENVLEPPENHPVVEFLQPEELKNELSVDLGEDGTSHDELDKVLRQIARYSVKTSHPNFHNQLYGGVDSYGLAGAWLTEALNSSQYTFEVAPVFTLLECEVLRVALTLFGYPKHPEGDGILCPGGSIANMYGMVLARYKRLPEVKTKGLSGSPPLACFTSQAAHYSIKKGAHWLGLGTESVYQIKTDDKDRMLPGELKKAIEQARKDGRLPFFVNATVGTTVLGAIDPLNDIAEICKAENVWLHVDACLGGTLVLSGERRDRLIGVEMSDSVSWNPHKLLGAPLQCSLFLVKGEGSLHKANSAAANYLFQQDKFYDVSWDTGDKSVQCGRKVDALKLWLMWKAKGTNGLRRAVDHAVAAARYFQNQIAARRGFRLVIPEAECSSVCFWYIPPSMRGLEETDEWREKLYKVAPKIKERMVMDGSLMLGYTPLSHKGLGNFFRMVVTCTPEAKESSMNFVIQQIEKFGQDL, via the exons ATGTCGTCTCAAAGCAATAATACGACGCTCAAGATTCTACAGGACATCGTAAAAATCATCGTCGATGAAAACGTCCTTGAACCACCCGAAAATCATCCCGTTGTCGAGTTTCTACAACCTGAGGAATTAAAG AATGAGCTGTCCGTGGATCTGGGCGAGGATGGGACGAGTCATGACGAGCTGGACAAGGTGCTCAGACAGATTGCCCGCTACTCAGTGAAGACTTCGCATCCAAATTTCCACAATCAGCTCTATGGCGGGGTTGATTCGTACGGCTTGGCCGGAGCTTGGTTGACTGAGGCCCTCAACTCGAGCCA GTACACCTTCGAGGTGGCTCCGGTCTTCACTCTCCTTGAATGCGAAGTTCTTAGAGTCGCTTTGACCCTCTTCGGGTACCCGAAGCATCCCGAAGGCGACGGGATCCTGTGTCCAGGCGGTAGTATCGCCAACATGTATGGGATGGTTTTAGCTCGGTACAAAAGGCTGCCGGAGGTGAAGACCAAGGGTCTGAGCGGGTCACCGCCACTCGCCTGTTTCACAAGCCAGGCTGCCCATTACTCCATAAAAAAAGGGGCCCATTGGCTGGGTCTGGGAACCGAAAGCGTCTACCAG ATAAAAACAGACGACAAGGACCGCATGCTTCCAGGAGAATTGAAGAAAGCCATTGAGCAGGCCAGAAAAGATGGAAGGCTGCCATTTTTCGTCAATGCAACGGTAGGCACAACCGTGCTGGGTGCGATTGACCCGTTGAATGATATCGCTGAGATCTGCAAGGCAGAGAACGTTTGGTTGCACGTTGAC GCCTGCTTAGGAGGGACTCTTGTTCTGTCCGGGGAACGTCGGGACCGACTGATCGGCGTGGAGAT GTCAGACTCCGTTTCATGGAATCCGCACAAGCTGCTAGGAGCTCCACTGCAGTGTTCGTTGTTCCTGGTGAAGGGCGAGGGTTCTTTGCACAAGGCGAACAGCGCGGCGGCGAATTACCTTTTTCAGCAAGACAAGTTCTACGACGTCTCTTGGGACACCGGAGACAAGAGCGTTCAATGCGGTCGCAAG GTTGACGCCCTCAAGTTGTGGCTGATGTGGAAAGCCAAGGGCACCAATGGACTCAGGAGAGCTGTCGACCATGCGGTTGCGGCGGCCAGGTACTTCCAAAATCAGATAGCAGCTCGCCGTGGATTTCGCCTTGTCATCCCTGAGGCAGAGTGCAGCAGCGTTTGCTTTTG GTACATTCCTCCGAGCATGAGAGGCCTCGAGGAGACGGATGAATGGCGAGAAAAGCTCTACAAGGTGGCACCGAAGATTAAAGAACGGATGGTCATGGATGGTTCATTAATGCTTGGATATACTCCTCTGAGTCACAAAGGGcttggtaattttttcaggatGGTCGTCACTTGTACTCCTGAAGCCAAAGAATCTTCCATGAATTTTGTCATACAACAAATAGAGAAGTTCGGTCAAGATTTATGA
- the LOC124307839 gene encoding semaphorin-5B isoform X1 — translation MRCTPRWVAAPCKLSVVVTRCVTRRRNTGRPGCAPSSSSSSSTFPGASIFTGFEEDGQRFNAMEGTVRLLVLLQFLVSAMTAEDFRHIAYEDLADSNLFQMNGVTSFSQLLFDVARQQVFVGARDNLFRLTLSPLTVLEHAPWTAPPEKATVCQDKGQSADDCHNYIKVVLSNGKSLFACGTNAFSPQCTWREIENINSVTTWMAGVAMCPYSPHANVTALLAMGPSGGLFAGAPTDFAGAHPAIYRTLATPILRTHQYDPRWLNDPQFVGSFETEDHVYFLFRESAVEYMNCGKKIYSRIARVCKNDPGGQTMMQDIWTTFSKARLNCSLPGEFPFYYDEIQGAAYQPEEGIVYATFTTPSNSIPGSAICAFNMSAISASFNGPYKHQENSGSAWERRPVAHRNRQHCGIPTTNAANQLLDTQRYQLMDDAVQGATLEPLHTTTMERFTHIAVDATPTKVHRTVTVLYVATTEGLVKKISVLPRTQETCVLEVWGPLPSSVRTLQFLKDTQSLYVGMENGLLRIPAAQCHRHRGRQACLNSQEPYCGWNDMTQKCAAIPSHAYLDTHWSQQATHCPVLTDPVDGGWSSWSAWAPCQHGTAVQMPHSHHGHNYEDTRESTDMCQCQTRECNNPPPKHGGAGCVGTKVRVSNCTVHGEWTAWSAWSECSQTCGFAMKTRRRTCGNPAPAFGGRVCVGYDHTESVCLELPPCPTPAKAAPPPKNGQWSQWSPWDKCSRPCGGGIRTRRRTCDNPLPSDGGAECPGCGFQIEDCNTHQCEDEKRSSAMTPWLPVNSTVSAIGYTEKRYRFSCRVQTKDPSGLRIQMSKEERYCNSDGSCLKAMGAGPSEPSEDGWGEWSSWTTCTRTCGKGIQHRIRQCESPLCENAEADSSESSKQSRFCNIQPCRESSGAGQWSCWTDWSECSVSCGIGVRWRTRKCLTSFGNDDEDEDLDDDEDEDAENGCEGPSTARETCEMPSCEYLRGWDQWSSWTPCNSEGQQHRKRHCLQEPCAFERAHETRVCPVDWMDNDISNALPRSVDVAGISVGAVVGGCISGFVIGILLAGALCFVYQKRRQPRVPGSPHYISKQNPYVTVPLKEVNTKRQPSFSGSTNGNGTLRTKNNPNVNGGLGSPKLYPKSLDYESATLKRNSHGQPHIRADLDQDKYY, via the exons ATCTCGCTGACAGCAATCTATTCCAGATGAATGGCGTTACCTCTTTTTCTCAGCTACTATTCGACGTCGCGAGGCAGCAGGTCTTCGTCGGTGCTCG GGACAACTTGTTTCGACTAACGCTCAGCCCACTCACTGTCCTCGAGCACGCGCCCTGGACAGCGCCACCGGAGAAGGCAACCGTGTGTCAGGACAAGGGACAGAGCGCCGACGACTGCCACAACTACATCAAGGTGGTACTTAGCAACGGGAAAAGCCTCTTTGCCTGTGGTACCAACGCCTTCAGTCCCCAATGCACGTGGAGAGAG ATCGAGAATATAAACAGTGTTACAACGTGGATGGCGGGCGTTGCGATGTGCCCTTATTCTCCTCACGCCAATGTCACAGCCTTGCTCGCCATGGGACCATCCGGAGGTCTGTTCGCCGGGGCACCGACCGATTTCGCGGGGGCTCATCCGGCCATCTACAGAACTCTGGCTACTCCGATTCTGAGGACACATCAATACGATCCAAG ATGGCTCAACGACCCACAGTTCGTTGGCAGCTTCGAGACCGAGGACCACGTCTATTTTCTATTCAGGGAATCTGCAGTGGAGTACATGAATTGCGGAAAG AAAATCTACTCGAGGATAGCCAGGGTGTGCAAAAATGATCCTGGGGGTCAGACAATGATGCAGGATATCTGGACGACCTTTAGCAAGGCCAGATTGAACTGTTCCTTGCCAGGAGAATTTCCGTTCTACTACGACGAGATACAGGGTGCGGCTTACCAGCCTGAGGAAGGCATTGTCTACGCCACATTTACAACGCCAAG caacagcatcCCTGGCTCCGCCATTTGTGCCTTCAATATGTCCGCCATCAGCGCCTCGTTCAACGGGCCCTACAAACATCAAGAGAACTCTGGTTCTGCATGGGAACGCAGACCGGTCGCACATCGCAACAGACAACACTGCGGCATTCCGACAACCAACGCGGCCAACCAACTTCTTGACACTCAGCGGTACCAGCTCATGGACGACGCTGTTCAGGGCGCCACTTTGGAACCGCTCCATACGACGACCATGGAAAG ATTCACGCACATTGCCGTCGATGCTACTCCGACCAAGGTTCACCGGACCGTGACGGTTCTCTATGTCGCCACGACGGAGGGGCTCGTCAAGAAGATCTCCGTTCTACCGAGGACCCAGGAAACCTGCGTCCTCGAGGTTTGGGGCCCACTGCCATCCTCCGTAAGGACCTTACAGTTCCTGAAGGACACTCAGAGCCTCTACGTGGGAATGGAGAACGGTCTTCTGAG GATACCAGCCGCTCAGTGTCATCGGCATCGTGGCCGTCAGGCCTGCCTGAATTCCCAGGAACCATACTGCGGCTGGAACGACATGACGCAAAAGTGCGCTGCCATACCGTCGCATGCTTATCTCGACACTCACTGGTCCCAGCAAGCCACGCACTGTCCAGTATTGACAGACCCGGTTGACGGAGGATGGAGCTCATGGAGCGCATGGGCACCGTGCCAACACGGAACCGCGGTACAAATGCCGCATTCTCACCACGGCCACAATTACGAAGACACTAGGGAG AGCACCGATATGTGCCAGTGTCAGACGAGAGAGTGCAATAACCCTCCACCAAAACATGGTGGTGCGGGTTGCGTGGGAACGAAGGTGAGGGTGTCCAACTGCACGGTGCACGGCGAATGGACGGCATGGTCAGCTTGGTCAGAGTGCTCTCAAACTTGCGGTTTTGCAATGAAGACGCGTCGCAGGACTTGCGGCAATCCCGCGCCTGCATTCGGCGGCAGAGTTTGCGTCGGATACGATCACACCGAGAGCGTCTGCCTCGAATTACCACCCTGTCCAACACCCGCCAAGGCTGCGCCGCCTCCCAAAAATGGACAGTGGTCACAGTGGTCACCTTGGGACAAGTGCTCGAGGCCTTGCGGGGGAG GAATTCGTACGAGAAGGCGAACGTGTGATAATCCTTTGCCAAGTGACGGTGGCGCGGAATGTCCAGGCTGCGGTTTCCAG ATCGAGGACTGTAACACGCATCAATGCGAGGACGAGAAACGATCCTCTGCAATGACGCCGTGGCTTCCGGTAAACTCTACCGTGTCAGCTATCGGTTACACGGAAAAACGTTACCGCTTTAGCTGTCGGGTTCAGACCAAAGACCCGTCTGGACTTCGTATCCAAATGTCGAAAGAGGAACGATACTGCAACTCTGATGGATCATGCCTGAAGGCCATGGGCGCTGGGCCGAGCGAACCTTCGGAGGATGGCTGGGGAGAATGGTCATCCTGGACTACCTGTACACGAACATGCGGGAAGGGCATTCAGCACAGG ATAAGGCAATGCGAGTCGCCACTCTGCGAGAACGCGGAAGCAGATTCGAGTGAGAGTTCAAAGCAGTCAAGGTTCTGCAACATTCAACCATGCCGAGAGAGCAGCGGTGCAGGGCAATGGTCCTGCTGGACGGACTGGTCCGAGTGTTCGGTATCTTGCGGTATCGGAGTTCGATGGCGGACGAGGAAGTGCTTGACAAGCTTTGGTAACGAtgacgaggacgaggatttggacgatgacgaagacgaagacgcGGAAAACGGCTGCGAGGGGCCCTCGACTGCAAGGGAAACCTGCGAGATGCCGAGCTGCGAATATCTTCGTGGTTGGGATCAGTGGAGTTCTTGGACTCCTTGCAATTCGGAGGGGCAACAACACCGGAAACGCCATTGTCTCCAGGAACCTTGCGCTTTTGAACGCGCCCATGAAACCAGAGTCTGTCCTGTCGACTGGATGGACAATG ACATCTCTAACGCCCTGCCGCGAAGCGTCGATGTTGCTGGTATATCGGTCGGAGCCGTGGTCGGAGGGTGCATCAGTGGTTTCGTGATTGGAATACTGTTGGCCGGAGCTCTATGCTTCGTTTACCAAAAACGCCGGCAGCCGCGAGTTCCGGGAAGCCCGCATTACATCAGCAAGCAGAATCCGTACGTTACGGTGCCCCTGAAGGAG GTGAACACCAAACGCCAGCCAAGTTTTTCTGGAAGCACAAACGGCAACGGAACGCTTCGCACCAAGAACAATCCCAACGTTAACGGAGGACTGGGAAGTCCGAAGTTGTACCCGAAGAGCTTGGACTACGAGTCCGCAACCCTGAAGAGGAACAGTCATGGACAACCGCACATAAGGGCCGACCTGGACCAAGACAAGTATTACTGA
- the LOC124307839 gene encoding semaphorin-5B isoform X2 produces MEGTVRLLVLLQFLVSAMTAEDFRHIAYEDLADSNLFQMNGVTSFSQLLFDVARQQVFVGARDNLFRLTLSPLTVLEHAPWTAPPEKATVCQDKGQSADDCHNYIKVVLSNGKSLFACGTNAFSPQCTWREIENINSVTTWMAGVAMCPYSPHANVTALLAMGPSGGLFAGAPTDFAGAHPAIYRTLATPILRTHQYDPRWLNDPQFVGSFETEDHVYFLFRESAVEYMNCGKKIYSRIARVCKNDPGGQTMMQDIWTTFSKARLNCSLPGEFPFYYDEIQGAAYQPEEGIVYATFTTPSNSIPGSAICAFNMSAISASFNGPYKHQENSGSAWERRPVAHRNRQHCGIPTTNAANQLLDTQRYQLMDDAVQGATLEPLHTTTMERFTHIAVDATPTKVHRTVTVLYVATTEGLVKKISVLPRTQETCVLEVWGPLPSSVRTLQFLKDTQSLYVGMENGLLRIPAAQCHRHRGRQACLNSQEPYCGWNDMTQKCAAIPSHAYLDTHWSQQATHCPVLTDPVDGGWSSWSAWAPCQHGTAVQMPHSHHGHNYEDTRESTDMCQCQTRECNNPPPKHGGAGCVGTKVRVSNCTVHGEWTAWSAWSECSQTCGFAMKTRRRTCGNPAPAFGGRVCVGYDHTESVCLELPPCPTPAKAAPPPKNGQWSQWSPWDKCSRPCGGGIRTRRRTCDNPLPSDGGAECPGCGFQIEDCNTHQCEDEKRSSAMTPWLPVNSTVSAIGYTEKRYRFSCRVQTKDPSGLRIQMSKEERYCNSDGSCLKAMGAGPSEPSEDGWGEWSSWTTCTRTCGKGIQHRIRQCESPLCENAEADSSESSKQSRFCNIQPCRESSGAGQWSCWTDWSECSVSCGIGVRWRTRKCLTSFGNDDEDEDLDDDEDEDAENGCEGPSTARETCEMPSCEYLRGWDQWSSWTPCNSEGQQHRKRHCLQEPCAFERAHETRVCPVDWMDNDISNALPRSVDVAGISVGAVVGGCISGFVIGILLAGALCFVYQKRRQPRVPGSPHYISKQNPYVTVPLKEVNTKRQPSFSGSTNGNGTLRTKNNPNVNGGLGSPKLYPKSLDYESATLKRNSHGQPHIRADLDQDKYY; encoded by the exons ATCTCGCTGACAGCAATCTATTCCAGATGAATGGCGTTACCTCTTTTTCTCAGCTACTATTCGACGTCGCGAGGCAGCAGGTCTTCGTCGGTGCTCG GGACAACTTGTTTCGACTAACGCTCAGCCCACTCACTGTCCTCGAGCACGCGCCCTGGACAGCGCCACCGGAGAAGGCAACCGTGTGTCAGGACAAGGGACAGAGCGCCGACGACTGCCACAACTACATCAAGGTGGTACTTAGCAACGGGAAAAGCCTCTTTGCCTGTGGTACCAACGCCTTCAGTCCCCAATGCACGTGGAGAGAG ATCGAGAATATAAACAGTGTTACAACGTGGATGGCGGGCGTTGCGATGTGCCCTTATTCTCCTCACGCCAATGTCACAGCCTTGCTCGCCATGGGACCATCCGGAGGTCTGTTCGCCGGGGCACCGACCGATTTCGCGGGGGCTCATCCGGCCATCTACAGAACTCTGGCTACTCCGATTCTGAGGACACATCAATACGATCCAAG ATGGCTCAACGACCCACAGTTCGTTGGCAGCTTCGAGACCGAGGACCACGTCTATTTTCTATTCAGGGAATCTGCAGTGGAGTACATGAATTGCGGAAAG AAAATCTACTCGAGGATAGCCAGGGTGTGCAAAAATGATCCTGGGGGTCAGACAATGATGCAGGATATCTGGACGACCTTTAGCAAGGCCAGATTGAACTGTTCCTTGCCAGGAGAATTTCCGTTCTACTACGACGAGATACAGGGTGCGGCTTACCAGCCTGAGGAAGGCATTGTCTACGCCACATTTACAACGCCAAG caacagcatcCCTGGCTCCGCCATTTGTGCCTTCAATATGTCCGCCATCAGCGCCTCGTTCAACGGGCCCTACAAACATCAAGAGAACTCTGGTTCTGCATGGGAACGCAGACCGGTCGCACATCGCAACAGACAACACTGCGGCATTCCGACAACCAACGCGGCCAACCAACTTCTTGACACTCAGCGGTACCAGCTCATGGACGACGCTGTTCAGGGCGCCACTTTGGAACCGCTCCATACGACGACCATGGAAAG ATTCACGCACATTGCCGTCGATGCTACTCCGACCAAGGTTCACCGGACCGTGACGGTTCTCTATGTCGCCACGACGGAGGGGCTCGTCAAGAAGATCTCCGTTCTACCGAGGACCCAGGAAACCTGCGTCCTCGAGGTTTGGGGCCCACTGCCATCCTCCGTAAGGACCTTACAGTTCCTGAAGGACACTCAGAGCCTCTACGTGGGAATGGAGAACGGTCTTCTGAG GATACCAGCCGCTCAGTGTCATCGGCATCGTGGCCGTCAGGCCTGCCTGAATTCCCAGGAACCATACTGCGGCTGGAACGACATGACGCAAAAGTGCGCTGCCATACCGTCGCATGCTTATCTCGACACTCACTGGTCCCAGCAAGCCACGCACTGTCCAGTATTGACAGACCCGGTTGACGGAGGATGGAGCTCATGGAGCGCATGGGCACCGTGCCAACACGGAACCGCGGTACAAATGCCGCATTCTCACCACGGCCACAATTACGAAGACACTAGGGAG AGCACCGATATGTGCCAGTGTCAGACGAGAGAGTGCAATAACCCTCCACCAAAACATGGTGGTGCGGGTTGCGTGGGAACGAAGGTGAGGGTGTCCAACTGCACGGTGCACGGCGAATGGACGGCATGGTCAGCTTGGTCAGAGTGCTCTCAAACTTGCGGTTTTGCAATGAAGACGCGTCGCAGGACTTGCGGCAATCCCGCGCCTGCATTCGGCGGCAGAGTTTGCGTCGGATACGATCACACCGAGAGCGTCTGCCTCGAATTACCACCCTGTCCAACACCCGCCAAGGCTGCGCCGCCTCCCAAAAATGGACAGTGGTCACAGTGGTCACCTTGGGACAAGTGCTCGAGGCCTTGCGGGGGAG GAATTCGTACGAGAAGGCGAACGTGTGATAATCCTTTGCCAAGTGACGGTGGCGCGGAATGTCCAGGCTGCGGTTTCCAG ATCGAGGACTGTAACACGCATCAATGCGAGGACGAGAAACGATCCTCTGCAATGACGCCGTGGCTTCCGGTAAACTCTACCGTGTCAGCTATCGGTTACACGGAAAAACGTTACCGCTTTAGCTGTCGGGTTCAGACCAAAGACCCGTCTGGACTTCGTATCCAAATGTCGAAAGAGGAACGATACTGCAACTCTGATGGATCATGCCTGAAGGCCATGGGCGCTGGGCCGAGCGAACCTTCGGAGGATGGCTGGGGAGAATGGTCATCCTGGACTACCTGTACACGAACATGCGGGAAGGGCATTCAGCACAGG ATAAGGCAATGCGAGTCGCCACTCTGCGAGAACGCGGAAGCAGATTCGAGTGAGAGTTCAAAGCAGTCAAGGTTCTGCAACATTCAACCATGCCGAGAGAGCAGCGGTGCAGGGCAATGGTCCTGCTGGACGGACTGGTCCGAGTGTTCGGTATCTTGCGGTATCGGAGTTCGATGGCGGACGAGGAAGTGCTTGACAAGCTTTGGTAACGAtgacgaggacgaggatttggacgatgacgaagacgaagacgcGGAAAACGGCTGCGAGGGGCCCTCGACTGCAAGGGAAACCTGCGAGATGCCGAGCTGCGAATATCTTCGTGGTTGGGATCAGTGGAGTTCTTGGACTCCTTGCAATTCGGAGGGGCAACAACACCGGAAACGCCATTGTCTCCAGGAACCTTGCGCTTTTGAACGCGCCCATGAAACCAGAGTCTGTCCTGTCGACTGGATGGACAATG ACATCTCTAACGCCCTGCCGCGAAGCGTCGATGTTGCTGGTATATCGGTCGGAGCCGTGGTCGGAGGGTGCATCAGTGGTTTCGTGATTGGAATACTGTTGGCCGGAGCTCTATGCTTCGTTTACCAAAAACGCCGGCAGCCGCGAGTTCCGGGAAGCCCGCATTACATCAGCAAGCAGAATCCGTACGTTACGGTGCCCCTGAAGGAG GTGAACACCAAACGCCAGCCAAGTTTTTCTGGAAGCACAAACGGCAACGGAACGCTTCGCACCAAGAACAATCCCAACGTTAACGGAGGACTGGGAAGTCCGAAGTTGTACCCGAAGAGCTTGGACTACGAGTCCGCAACCCTGAAGAGGAACAGTCATGGACAACCGCACATAAGGGCCGACCTGGACCAAGACAAGTATTACTGA